TTCGCGCAGGCGAAGATTGGTCGTGTCAATCTCACCGTCGAATTGGAAGGCCGGGCGGACGGAGTAGGGTTCCTCGGCCGCCAGCGTGGATGACGATTCGCTCAGGCTGATCGTGCCGGTCAGCGAAAAGGAGGAGGGCGCGCCATTGGTCGGCAGCGCGGCGGAAATATGCAAGTCGCCTTGGCCTTTCCCCGGGTAGACTTTCAACGCCATCTCGACCGTTTCGAGCTGCGTGGTCCGGACGCCGTCCGGCCGCGCCTCGTCCGTCACCGTGATGTGGCCCTTCTGGATGGTGGCCTCACGGATCAGCAGGAGGCGGCTGAACATCTGGTAGGCCGACTCGTCCTTCGCCGCCGAGGGCAGGCCCGCCAACACATTCCAATGTCCGGAGCGGTTTCGAACCAGCGTCACGGTGGGTTCGTTGAGAAAGATGCGTTTCGCGACAACCTGCTTCTTCAGCAGCGGCAGCAACCGCAGGACGATATCGATTTCCTTGGCGGAAAACACGACGTGCGTCGGATCATCATGGCCGTAAATGTCGACGTTGGTGAGTTCCAGGCGAAGGCTGGGCAGCACCACGAGTTTGATGCGATCGACTTCGATTTTACGGCGAAGGCTGGTTTCGAGTTGCTGCAGGAAGAAGTTTTTGAGAATGTCGACGCCGAACAACTCGCGCGAATAGAAGAGGAGCAGAACCCCCGCGACCACCAGGCCGAGCAGCGACAGCACCACCGTGCGGGGACGAACCCTCACTGACCCTCCTCTAGCAGGCTGCGGAAAAACTCATTTTTTGCACGCGACGCCGCGATCAGGTCACGTGGCGTGTTGGTATCAGGATAGTACGCAGGATGCGCAAAAAGGCCATCCAGCAAGGCCGCAGTGCGTGAAGCGGCGAATCGTGCTCTTGTCGTACGTTGAGCCGCTGAACGATGCGAGAACGCCGCTGGTGGACTTTTTCTGCATCCTGCTAGGTAGAACAAGAATGCAGTGTACTGGATGCATGCGCGGGAAATCCATACACGGGCGTGCTTCGGAGTCGTACACCGTGCAAGGTCACACGGTAGAGGACCGTATCTCGTCTCTCGTGAAGCGGCTCTCGTTTGGGATCGGACATGATGGCCACTGAACAAACGACGATTAGGAGGCCTCGCAAATAACTTTCGTCGGTGAATGCTCGCCAGTCTATAATGCGCCGGCTGACGGATGGCGGGACACTGGGAGAATCACGAGTGGGGGCTGACACATCGACGACACGGCCGCGCTGGGGCATTCTCGCCCTGTTGTTCGCGATCAGCGCGGTGACCTACATGGACCGGGTCAACATTTCCGTCACCGCCCGGCAGATGATGCCCGCCTACGGGCTCACCGGTCAGGACATGGGCTACGTGTTCTCCGCGTTTGTCTTCGGCTACGCGCTGTGCCAGATCCCAGGCGGCCGCCTGGGCGATCGTTGGGGGGCGCGGGTGGTGTTGGCCTGCGCGTTGGTCTGGTGGTCGCTCTGCACGGTCTTGACCGCCGTGGTCGCCACCCTGCCGCTAGCCACCGTGGTTGGTACTGTCGGAGCGCTGGTCATCGTGCGGTTCCTCCTGGGCGTGGGCGAGTCGGTGGCCCTGCCGAATTTCAATCGCGCCGTGGCCGACTGGATGCCGCCAGGCCAACGTGGGCTCGGCATCGGCATTGCCATCGGCGGCATCGGCATCGGCGCGGCGGTTACGCCTCCCCTCGCCTCCTGGGTCATGGTGAACTATCACTGGCAATCGGTGTTCTATCTTTCGGCTTTGATCGGCCTGGTGGTGGCGATCCTGTGGGTGTTGTGCTCGCGGGATGGGCGGAGCGGAGGCTCAGCACCGGCTGCGACCATCTCCACCCCGGTGCCCTGGCGGCACGTTCTGCGCTCTCGGTCTCTCTGGTGGCTCGTCGCGAGTTATTCGTGTCTCGGCTATGTCGCCTATATCTACATGAGCTGGTTTTATCTCTATCTGGTGAACGTGCGCGGGATTGATCTTTTGCGCGGCGGCTGGCTGGCGGCGGGTCCCTTTCTCGCCATCTTGCTATTTTGCCCGCTTGGCGGATTGATTACGGACAGGCTGGTGCCCCGCCTCGGGTTGCGCAAGGCCCGCCTCTCAATCGGCATGCTCGGCATGGCATTGGCCGGTGGATTGATTGCGGTCGGGGCTTGGGTGGAATCGCAGACCATGGCAATCGTGTGTCTCTCGCTCGGCGCAGGTTGGCTCTATTTCACCGTCGGCGCCTATTGGAGCGTGACGACTGATTTGTCCAAAACCCATGCGGGAACTTTGTCGGGGGTGATGAATACGGGGGCCAATGTGGGCGGCGTGATTTCGCCCAGCCTCACCCCCTGGCTCGCCGACCATTGGGGATGGACGGCATCATTGTTGGTAGCCGCAGTGATTGCACTCTGCGGAGGGCTCATGTGGATGAAGGTAGATCCGGAGGAAGGGCTGAGGGAGTGAGGCGCTGAAGCCGAGTAACGCAGGAGAAAGAAGCTCAATTGTTTCTTTGTCCGCGAATGCAAAGCGTGAGCTGCTATCAGACCGGCAAATCCAATCGCTCCCAACGGATGGTCAGTGATGGTCGATCTATTGAGAAGTATATGGATTCGGCCTTACCGAGAACCTTGTCTTTGGCGACATAGCCCCAGAATCTGCTATCCAGGCTGCTCTCACGATTGTCACCCAGCACAAAGTATGCGTTGGGCGGAACAGTCGCGGCATGCAAATTATCTCGAGGGTTGTCCGCCAGAATGTTGTTATCGGTATGCTGAATGTACCTCTCGGCAAAAGGGACACCATTCAAATACATCGATTGATTGCGCAGCTCCACGATGTCACCAGGAAGTCCGACGATTCGTTTGACGAAGAGTTTTGATTCGTCCTCAGGATATCTAAACACGATGACGTCACCACGCTGTGGCGTGGTATCCGAATAGGCTCGTTTGTTGACAAGGACATGGTCCCCCGGCATCAAAGTGGGGAGCATGGCTCCGCTTGGAATGTGAAAGCTTTGCGACCAGGATCGGGCCTCAGTCGTCAGGTCTTGACCAGCCTTCTCCCAGAATATTAAACGAGCGGTGTGCAATCTCGCCTTTTCTGGTCGATCCCTTACGTCATGATAGCGGTCGATGATCTTCTGCGCGTCATTTCTGCTGAAGGACGATTCATAGTGTGTGGCTAATCGAGTCTCCAAGAAGCCTGACGGCGCCAGATCGACCAACATGTATTTGATCGCCTTCAGCAAGGATTGCTTGATGCGTTTGAGTTCGAGAGTGGTCAACGTGTTCGCGAGGCCCGCTTTTATTTGCAGCATCGTGCTGAGGTCCGCGACGTCGATTGAGTTGTCGAGAGCCTCCGTCAGCGCTCCACTCGCAAGGTCGCGTCGAGCCAATTCGTGAAACACCTCCGATACACGATCCGGTATAGCAGTGACTGTATCTGTGCGGCCGTACGCCTCAGGCACAAGGACGGTATCGGCATGAATCGAAAACGTGAATGCCAAGGTCATCATGGCGGAAAGTTGTAACGATCCCAGAGTGCCCTCCTTGTCTGTTCACCTAGGGTCAGCGTAGCCGCTGATCGTGACATGTGTGATCACGAAAGGAAAAATAGTCGTTTCTCGTGGGCGAGAAAGGAAAGTGGTTCGTCCGTTGGGCCTGCGCAACTCCAGCCGATCACGCCCGATTCACTTCGGCCGGTTGCGGCACGCCGGACGAATCCAATTGGTAAGCGTAGGCTTCTTTCATTTGCACGTTGCCGCTGTCGGTGTAGACGAACAGGCGGTGGCCGTCGGTGCGGGTTTTGACGAGGCCATAGGCCGTGCGGCTGAAGCCATAGAAGGGCCCGCGTTTCTTGGCGGCATTGTCATCCTTGAGGCGGCAAGGGCCTTCGGTTTGGAAAAAGGCCACCAGTTCGGTGACGAAGATGAGCGGCTCCGGCACGCGCGACCATTTGCCCAGGGCACCCATGAGGGTGGCGCGGGGATGGATGTATTCTTTGCGCGCGTTTTCGTCGCCGCTGGAGACCACGCTCACGATGGGCGACACGGCCTGAATGAATGCGCCGGAAAAATCGGCCGAGCCATGGTGCGGCACCTTGAAGACTTCGGATCGCAGATTGAGCGTACCCTTGTTGTGTTCGCGGGCGAGGAAGCGGCTGGCCTCGTCGTTCAGATCGCCCGAAAAGAGAAAACTGAACCCGCCGTAACTCAACCGGAGCACAATCGAATGACCGTTGATGGTATGGGAGGCGGAATGGCCGGTGAAGCCTTCATCGCTGTCGTTGAACGAGTCATGGCCGATGCGCGGTCCCTTTGGTGGCTCACCGAGAAAACGCAGTGCCGGTTGTCCTTCCACCTGTGTGGTGATCGGGCCCAACACCTCGATATGCATGTCGGTTCGATTGAA
The window above is part of the Nitrospira sp. CR1.1 genome. Proteins encoded here:
- the lepB gene encoding signal peptidase I; protein product: MMTLAFTFSIHADTVLVPEAYGRTDTVTAIPDRVSEVFHELARRDLASGALTEALDNSIDVADLSTMLQIKAGLANTLTTLELKRIKQSLLKAIKYMLVDLAPSGFLETRLATHYESSFSRNDAQKIIDRYHDVRDRPEKARLHTARLIFWEKAGQDLTTEARSWSQSFHIPSGAMLPTLMPGDHVLVNKRAYSDTTPQRGDVIVFRYPEDESKLFVKRIVGLPGDIVELRNQSMYLNGVPFAERYIQHTDNNILADNPRDNLHAATVPPNAYFVLGDNRESSLDSRFWGYVAKDKVLGKAESIYFSIDRPSLTIRWERLDLPV
- a CDS encoding MFS transporter produces the protein MRRLTDGGTLGESRVGADTSTTRPRWGILALLFAISAVTYMDRVNISVTARQMMPAYGLTGQDMGYVFSAFVFGYALCQIPGGRLGDRWGARVVLACALVWWSLCTVLTAVVATLPLATVVGTVGALVIVRFLLGVGESVALPNFNRAVADWMPPGQRGLGIGIAIGGIGIGAAVTPPLASWVMVNYHWQSVFYLSALIGLVVAILWVLCSRDGRSGGSAPAATISTPVPWRHVLRSRSLWWLVASYSCLGYVAYIYMSWFYLYLVNVRGIDLLRGGWLAAGPFLAILLFCPLGGLITDRLVPRLGLRKARLSIGMLGMALAGGLIAVGAWVESQTMAIVCLSLGAGWLYFTVGAYWSVTTDLSKTHAGTLSGVMNTGANVGGVISPSLTPWLADHWGWTASLLVAAVIALCGGLMWMKVDPEEGLRE